One Flexistipes sp. DNA segment encodes these proteins:
- a CDS encoding YihY/virulence factor BrkB family protein → MSKRILARIYLSVHYFFANKLMNFAANLTFFFLLSFIPMLLIISVVLTNLPVPAELASEIFKMIKSVNPDLIGYILKSAGDTQVLTKNALNFGIFGGISLFFTSLLFVRAMKAAFSVIFSKKDQKWGFLSFFIPVIMEILALVMLIAVIMLKIAINVVTKFFDKSFLQDFILIINILENIIYMPIVILLAISWLSYLLMSRGGMSSKISLYSSIGFCVSLYFLNIFFTKVFNMAFYSLIYGSLGTLIFGLLWIYVVFCLYLFWGEFGYVFERVRWITVKMYIESKITETNFIKNLIQSFLLPDKIDKIRIVDKETKIEFGENEDFLFVGEGMLRLFDKDEKHAAEYNKGSLIKAENISGYNILADRKSTLIFLSKNDLKKLINESRTAGDLLADNFIE, encoded by the coding sequence ATGTCAAAGCGTATTCTGGCCAGGATTTATCTTTCCGTCCACTATTTTTTTGCGAATAAGCTTATGAATTTTGCCGCCAACCTGACTTTTTTCTTTCTGCTATCTTTTATCCCGATGCTCCTGATAATCTCGGTTGTGCTGACAAATCTCCCTGTTCCGGCAGAACTTGCTTCTGAAATTTTTAAAATGATTAAATCTGTAAATCCGGATTTGATAGGTTATATACTAAAATCTGCGGGGGACACCCAAGTATTGACAAAAAACGCTCTTAACTTCGGGATATTCGGCGGTATTTCACTTTTTTTTACCTCACTATTATTTGTAAGAGCTATGAAAGCTGCTTTTAGTGTAATCTTTTCCAAAAAGGATCAGAAGTGGGGTTTTTTGAGTTTCTTTATACCGGTAATCATGGAGATACTGGCGCTTGTAATGTTAATTGCCGTAATTATGTTAAAAATTGCAATTAATGTTGTAACAAAATTTTTCGACAAATCATTTTTGCAGGATTTTATTCTTATTATTAATATATTGGAAAATATTATCTATATGCCCATTGTGATTCTGCTGGCTATTTCATGGTTAAGCTATTTGTTAATGAGCAGAGGGGGTATGAGCTCTAAAATATCACTGTATTCATCAATTGGATTTTGTGTGTCATTGTATTTTTTAAACATATTTTTTACTAAAGTATTCAATATGGCTTTTTACTCGCTTATATACGGTTCTTTGGGAACTCTTATCTTTGGTTTGTTATGGATATATGTTGTGTTTTGCCTTTATCTTTTTTGGGGAGAGTTCGGCTATGTTTTCGAAAGGGTCAGGTGGATTACAGTTAAAATGTACATCGAGTCAAAAATTACCGAAACAAATTTTATCAAAAATCTAATCCAGTCATTTCTTCTGCCCGATAAAATTGATAAAATCAGGATTGTTGACAAAGAGACCAAAATTGAGTTTGGAGAAAATGAAGACTTTCTCTTTGTAGGAGAGGGTATGCTGAGGCTTTTTGACAAAGATGAAAAGCATGCAGCAGAGTATAATAAGGGCAGCCTTATCAAAGCAGAAAATATTTCAGGGTACAATATTTTGGCAGACCGAAAAAGCACACTTATTTTTTTAAGTAAAAATGATTTGAAAAAACTTATTAATGAATCGCGCACCGCCGGTGATTTGTTGGCCGATAATTTTATCGAATAA
- a CDS encoding TorD/DmsD family molecular chaperone produces MPDKTQERTLLPENFSKLYEAVESYGFENFISKFTFSYTPDIQACESLSSVFMFLSALFRYPNEDIYNTIREITPTFKDFLEEYSDSNLELPSKDEMETEYVKLFVANIGGVPAPLYSSVYTDSEKLVQRDSTVKLKNLMESTGFAVESEIKELEDNLYIMLEYLSHLFLSFSEDTNEIEKLKYLYAAINVIKKYIQPMFPEFYNKITEHAGISFYKESATILYNFIDDIDNIYKEVFDI; encoded by the coding sequence ATGCCGGATAAAACACAAGAAAGAACGTTGCTTCCAGAAAATTTTTCTAAACTTTATGAAGCGGTAGAATCTTACGGTTTTGAAAATTTTATATCTAAGTTTACATTCTCTTATACCCCGGATATCCAGGCCTGTGAATCTCTTTCCAGCGTCTTCATGTTTTTGTCGGCTCTTTTCAGATATCCGAATGAAGATATATACAACACAATCCGGGAGATTACTCCTACATTCAAAGACTTTCTTGAGGAGTACTCTGACAGCAATCTGGAGCTGCCTTCAAAGGATGAAATGGAGACAGAATACGTAAAACTGTTTGTTGCAAATATAGGAGGAGTGCCTGCACCGTTATATTCTTCTGTTTATACAGATTCGGAAAAGCTGGTTCAAAGAGATTCCACGGTGAAACTCAAAAATCTTATGGAATCCACTGGTTTCGCAGTTGAGAGTGAAATAAAAGAACTGGAAGACAATCTTTACATAATGCTTGAATATCTTTCACACTTGTTTTTAAGTTTCTCTGAAGATACGAATGAAATTGAAAAGTTGAAATATCTGTATGCAGCAATCAATGTGATTAAAAAATATATACAGCCTATGTTCCCCGAATTTTACAATAAAATTACCGAACATGCTGGGATCAGTTTTTATAAAGAAAGCGCAACTATTTTATATAACTTTATTGATGATATCGATAACATTTATAAAGAAGTTTTTGATATCTGA